In Desulfofundulus kuznetsovii DSM 6115, the following are encoded in one genomic region:
- a CDS encoding sulfite exporter TauE/SafE family protein produces the protein MLNIFSMLAAFVAGLLKTAFGIGAGVFLTPLLSLTMDPKTAVALMAPMMLITDFSTLGTHWKRWDKKQLLIILPGALLGTILGSYYLVGASPEKTKITIGTIAILFSTLQILRIKKEKLFTNIKFSPWQGSIISIAAGTASAIAHSGGIVLTIYLITQNLKKETFVATLVGFLLFADCLKIVMFSRLGILTLPLVKISLFLVPVLFLGSWAGSKLIKKISDKQFVIYINILVFISGLILLIKH, from the coding sequence ATGCTAAACATCTTTTCCATGCTAGCCGCCTTTGTAGCAGGGTTGTTAAAAACTGCCTTCGGCATTGGCGCAGGGGTATTTTTAACTCCCCTGCTGTCTCTTACCATGGACCCCAAAACTGCAGTGGCTTTAATGGCACCCATGATGCTTATAACAGATTTTTCTACTTTGGGTACCCACTGGAAAAGGTGGGATAAAAAGCAGCTCCTGATAATATTGCCTGGCGCCCTACTGGGTACTATTTTAGGTAGCTATTACCTGGTCGGAGCTTCTCCCGAAAAAACAAAAATTACAATAGGAACTATTGCTATACTTTTTTCAACCCTTCAAATTTTACGTATAAAAAAAGAAAAACTTTTTACAAATATAAAATTCAGTCCATGGCAGGGTAGCATTATCAGTATCGCAGCAGGAACAGCTTCGGCAATAGCCCACTCAGGAGGCATTGTCCTTACCATTTACTTAATAACACAAAATTTAAAGAAAGAAACTTTTGTGGCCACTTTGGTGGGATTCTTACTATTTGCTGATTGTTTAAAGATAGTAATGTTCAGCAGGCTGGGAATCCTCACTTTGCCCCTGGTCAAAATTAGTTTATTCCTGGTTCCGGTTTTGTTTTTAGGGAGCTGGGCGGGAAGTAAATTAATTAAAAAGATATCAGACAAGCAGTTTGTTATTTATATTAATATCCTTGTCTTTATAAGCGGGCTTATTTTATTGATCAAACACTAA
- the panC gene encoding pantoate--beta-alanine ligase, translating into MLICRTIKEIRDFVRQARSRGLTVGFVPTMGYFHEGHLTLMRRAKEACDVVVVSIFVNPLQFGPREDYDCYPRDLDRDVSLAREVGVDAIFHPSVEEMYPPGFTTHVDVEGLTECLCGLSRPGHFRGVATVVTKLFNIVRPDRAFFGQKDAQQALVIRRMVEDLNMDLEVVTVPTVREEDGLAMSSRNVYLSPEERRAAAVLPRSLDAARRAYESGERDAGRLVELVRGMIAAEPRARIDYVEIRSVPDLKPVSRLDGPALLALAVRFGSTRLIDNLVLGSPDGVL; encoded by the coding sequence TTGCTCATCTGCCGCACGATAAAAGAAATCCGGGATTTTGTACGCCAGGCCCGTTCCCGGGGCCTGACCGTGGGCTTTGTCCCCACCATGGGCTATTTCCACGAGGGTCACCTCACCCTCATGCGCCGGGCAAAAGAGGCCTGTGATGTGGTGGTGGTCAGCATTTTCGTCAACCCGCTGCAGTTCGGTCCGCGGGAGGATTACGACTGCTACCCCCGGGACCTGGACCGGGATGTGTCCCTGGCGCGGGAAGTGGGCGTGGATGCTATCTTCCATCCCTCCGTGGAGGAGATGTACCCGCCCGGTTTTACCACCCATGTCGATGTCGAAGGTCTTACTGAATGCCTCTGCGGGCTTTCCCGGCCCGGTCACTTCCGGGGGGTGGCCACGGTGGTGACCAAGCTGTTCAACATTGTGCGCCCCGACAGGGCCTTTTTCGGCCAGAAAGACGCCCAGCAGGCCCTGGTCATCCGGCGTATGGTTGAAGACCTGAACATGGATCTGGAAGTAGTTACGGTGCCCACGGTGCGGGAGGAAGACGGCCTGGCCATGAGTTCCCGCAACGTGTACCTGAGCCCGGAGGAAAGGCGGGCCGCCGCCGTGCTCCCCAGAAGTTTGGATGCCGCCCGCCGGGCCTACGAGTCCGGGGAACGGGACGCGGGCCGGCTGGTGGAACTGGTGCGGGGCATGATTGCCGCCGAGCCCCGGGCCCGGATCGACTACGTGGAAATCCGGTCAGTTCCCGATTTGAAGCCGGTGTCCAGGCTTGACGGGCCGGCCCTTTTGGCCCTGGCCGTACGCTTTGGCTCTACCCGGTTGATTGATAACCTTGTGCTCGGCAGCCCGGATGGGGTGCTGTAG
- a CDS encoding UxaA family hydrolase: MAVKFFVHHEKDTVGVAVADIKAGETATGWVMDTNAEITVTALNDIPLGHKIALCDFLPGDTVIKYGESIGKTTQAIKKGEHVHIHNLKTARW; the protein is encoded by the coding sequence ATGGCGGTAAAATTTTTTGTACACCACGAGAAGGATACCGTAGGAGTCGCGGTAGCCGATATCAAAGCCGGTGAGACCGCCACCGGCTGGGTGATGGACACCAACGCTGAAATCACCGTGACGGCCCTCAACGACATTCCCCTGGGCCACAAGATTGCTCTGTGCGATTTTCTCCCCGGCGACACTGTAATCAAATATGGCGAATCCATCGGCAAAACTACCCAGGCCATCAAAAAAGGGGAACACGTGCACATCCATAACCTGAAGACTGCGAGGTGGTAA
- the panD gene encoding aspartate 1-decarboxylase, translating to MFITLFKSKIHRATVTGANLNYMGSITIDRALLEAAGILPHEKVQVVNNNNGARFETYVISGPRDSGVICLNGAAARLVQPGDTVIIISYAMMTPEEAAGFSPTVVLVDGQNRVVEVRREEAPGEVG from the coding sequence ATGTTTATTACGCTCTTCAAATCTAAAATTCACCGGGCTACTGTAACCGGGGCCAACCTGAACTACATGGGCAGCATCACCATTGACCGGGCGCTGCTGGAAGCGGCCGGCATTTTACCCCACGAAAAGGTACAGGTTGTCAACAACAACAACGGGGCCCGGTTTGAAACCTACGTCATCAGCGGGCCCCGGGATTCCGGCGTCATCTGTCTTAACGGTGCCGCCGCCCGGCTGGTGCAGCCCGGGGACACGGTCATTATCATTTCCTATGCCATGATGACCCCGGAGGAAGCGGCCGGTTTTTCGCCCACGGTGGTCTTGGTGGACGGGCAGAACCGGGTGGTGGAGGTCCGGCGGGAAGAGGCACCGGGAGAGGTGGGCTAG
- a CDS encoding UxaA family hydrolase, with amino-acid sequence MEFLGYMRPDGSAGIRNHLCVVPVGSFAGYVCRQLLGMVQGITLVSGLPGQFIPQGAQSYLRTTLIGAVTNPNIGGVIVLAGNLSDNSVVDSLAHSVSLTGRPVRVIRLPDYGGIGQASAAALQAVVEMKRDMSTARRELVPVNKLCVAFDFSGSMAVEEGKLLPVFDRCSDRFVEEGSRTLYFGEMEESLLKLLARRATGSGVTDILMASRGRDNVFARDELNNEDQWGSAPIEGTVVFPQALPEKPGVYVAVSDGFAPEKVVSAGIHLIVSTPGGQPLVDSFVPVLRVATDTWNLRDIIDLDLSGFLRGKLSSEDAAILLVSEILATCSGKLTAGEVFLQAMGAG; translated from the coding sequence ATGGAATTTTTAGGATATATGAGACCCGACGGTTCGGCAGGCATCCGCAATCATTTGTGCGTCGTTCCCGTGGGTTCTTTTGCGGGTTATGTCTGCCGTCAATTGTTAGGAATGGTACAAGGAATTACACTGGTTAGCGGATTGCCCGGCCAGTTCATCCCCCAGGGAGCACAGTCTTATCTTCGAACTACATTAATTGGTGCTGTTACCAACCCTAACATTGGGGGGGTAATTGTCTTAGCGGGAAACTTGTCTGATAATTCTGTTGTCGATAGTTTGGCTCACTCTGTTTCCCTTACCGGAAGGCCAGTCCGGGTGATCAGGCTTCCAGATTATGGGGGCATTGGACAGGCTTCGGCTGCAGCCCTCCAGGCAGTGGTGGAAATGAAACGCGATATGTCCACTGCCCGGCGAGAGCTGGTCCCGGTAAACAAGCTGTGTGTGGCTTTTGATTTTTCCGGCAGTATGGCAGTAGAAGAGGGAAAGCTGCTACCTGTTTTCGACAGGTGTTCTGACCGTTTTGTGGAAGAGGGGAGCCGTACACTCTATTTTGGAGAGATGGAAGAATCCCTTCTGAAATTGCTGGCCCGGCGGGCGACCGGGTCTGGGGTGACTGATATTTTAATGGCTAGCAGGGGTAGGGATAACGTTTTTGCCAGGGACGAGCTTAACAATGAAGACCAGTGGGGGTCTGCCCCCATTGAGGGTACTGTAGTTTTTCCGCAGGCGCTACCTGAGAAACCGGGAGTTTATGTAGCTGTTTCTGATGGGTTCGCTCCTGAGAAAGTTGTTTCGGCAGGGATCCATCTTATTGTTTCAACCCCAGGAGGACAACCACTGGTTGATTCCTTTGTGCCCGTTTTGCGGGTGGCTACCGATACCTGGAATCTGAGGGATATTATCGATCTGGATCTTTCGGGTTTCTTGCGCGGCAAACTGAGTTCCGAGGACGCAGCGATTCTTTTGGTGAGCGAAATTCTGGCCACCTGCTCGGGGAAATTGACCGCAGGGGAAGTTTTCCTGCAGGCAATGGGCGCTGGTTAA
- a CDS encoding methyl-accepting chemotaxis protein: MFRLRLRGKLIASFVFFSLLPLIGLALLFFRFANADLIQASFQQNRVIAEGVVSEINRFLTDRAEMLQGLASTSDVQEMDPAKVTPLLVSLQKNISGAALLAVIDTRGYQIARSDGQKLLYLGDREYFKEGMARRDLTISEVVINKTTGKNSVIMIAPIFTQGILKGFVQMTLDLEFLEDLIKKNKAGVAGYSFIVDRQGRAVVHPQKEKEQGEAGLIDLKDELPVKEVLRGKSGHLIYQTKGVKYLSNFEPVPLAGWGVVVNLPLTEATALARDFLKQVGMAVAVTVAVAVLIGLSLSNTLTRPLKELGKSADLVSQGDLTVKIASTSRDEVGEVARAFREMVDSLAGAVKEVSNASVSLVQAADQLKGNAEQISSGANETAAAISEVASTVNNVSSNAQMVAEISREAAEASGQGSVLSRRIGQEIEAIHSAIREVADSIMNLDAKAGNIFHVADVIANIAEETNLLALNAAIEAARAGEHGRGFSVVAEEVRKLAEQSAASAKEINQLVEGIRSEIGQMVKNAKENINRIEGSTQVVSQAGESFEKISQRVEELNRYLQDVVASIQQVSASTENIAAVAEEQNAAMEEILGAANNLKKLADQLRAMVGRFVVS; the protein is encoded by the coding sequence ATGTTCAGGCTCAGGTTACGTGGCAAATTAATCGCGTCTTTCGTATTTTTCTCACTGTTACCTCTTATAGGGCTGGCGTTATTATTTTTCCGCTTTGCCAATGCCGATCTGATCCAGGCGTCTTTTCAGCAAAACCGTGTGATTGCCGAAGGAGTGGTCAGTGAGATCAATAGATTTTTAACCGACCGTGCTGAAATGCTCCAGGGTCTGGCCAGTACCTCCGATGTACAGGAAATGGATCCGGCTAAAGTTACTCCCCTGTTGGTTTCATTACAAAAGAATATTTCCGGTGCTGCTTTGCTGGCCGTAATAGATACCAGGGGATACCAGATAGCCCGATCGGATGGACAGAAGCTACTTTACCTGGGAGACCGGGAATACTTTAAAGAAGGCATGGCCAGACGGGATTTAACCATAAGTGAGGTGGTCATTAACAAAACCACGGGCAAAAACAGTGTAATTATGATTGCACCCATTTTTACACAGGGAATATTAAAGGGCTTTGTTCAAATGACCCTGGACCTGGAATTTTTAGAGGACTTAATAAAGAAAAATAAAGCTGGTGTGGCCGGGTATTCTTTTATCGTGGACCGGCAGGGACGGGCCGTGGTTCATCCTCAAAAAGAAAAGGAGCAGGGGGAAGCCGGACTAATTGATTTGAAGGACGAACTTCCGGTAAAAGAAGTGTTGAGAGGAAAGTCGGGTCACCTTATTTATCAAACTAAAGGCGTAAAATATCTCAGTAATTTTGAGCCTGTACCTTTGGCCGGCTGGGGTGTGGTGGTGAATTTGCCTTTAACCGAGGCAACTGCCCTGGCTCGGGATTTTCTTAAGCAGGTTGGTATGGCAGTAGCCGTGACGGTCGCTGTGGCTGTACTTATTGGCTTATCCCTGAGCAACACATTAACCAGGCCTTTAAAAGAGTTGGGAAAATCAGCTGATCTCGTTTCCCAGGGTGATCTGACGGTAAAGATAGCATCCACGTCCCGCGATGAAGTGGGAGAAGTGGCCAGGGCTTTTAGAGAAATGGTTGACAGTTTAGCCGGAGCGGTTAAAGAGGTGTCCAATGCTTCCGTTTCTCTGGTTCAGGCCGCCGATCAATTAAAAGGCAATGCAGAACAAATCAGTTCTGGAGCCAATGAAACTGCGGCTGCGATTTCTGAAGTGGCTTCTACGGTTAATAATGTGTCCAGCAATGCCCAGATGGTTGCGGAAATCTCGAGGGAGGCTGCTGAAGCATCCGGACAAGGCAGTGTGCTGTCACGCCGTATAGGTCAGGAGATTGAAGCCATTCATTCGGCCATCCGGGAAGTGGCCGATTCGATTATGAATTTAGATGCCAAGGCGGGCAATATATTCCATGTGGCAGATGTGATTGCTAATATTGCCGAAGAAACAAACCTTTTAGCACTTAATGCCGCCATTGAGGCTGCCCGGGCAGGGGAACACGGTCGTGGTTTTTCGGTGGTGGCCGAAGAAGTACGCAAGCTGGCTGAACAGTCGGCAGCATCGGCTAAAGAAATTAACCAACTGGTGGAGGGTATTCGTTCAGAAATCGGCCAGATGGTCAAGAATGCTAAAGAAAATATAAACCGGATAGAAGGCAGCACTCAAGTAGTTAGCCAGGCGGGGGAGTCTTTTGAAAAAATTTCCCAGCGCGTTGAGGAACTGAATAGATACCTCCAGGATGTAGTCGCTTCTATACAACAGGTATCCGCCAGCACCGAAAATATAGCGGCTGTGGCGGAAGAACAGAATGCCGCCATGGAAGAAATTCTAGGGGCCGCAAATAATTTGAAAAAACTGGCTGACCAGCTGCGGGCCATGGTGGGCAGGTTTGTGGTGTCCTAA
- a CDS encoding UxaA family hydrolase gives MTLKFMGYRRENGRVGVRNHVVILPLDDISNACAEAVANNVKGTIALPHHFGRLQFGRDLELFFRQLIGIGSNPNVAACIVIGIETSHWTTRVAEGIAKTGKPVAMFGIERYGDFNTIERASRKAKEFVHWASELQREECEIADLVVSVKCGESDTTSGLAANPTVGKVVERLTAAGASCSFGETTELTGGEHIVAARMRTPELREKFMALFNDYQALIMQEEADLLGSQPTQGNIIGGLTTIEEKALGNIQKIGNCMVDGVLESAEYIPPRTGKLWFMDTSSAAAEAVTLWAAGGAVIHLFPTGQGNVVGNPIVPVIKLSANPITVSTMSEHIDVDVSGVLRRELTLDQAADKLMEMIIRTANGRLTSAEVLGHREFVINKLYRSA, from the coding sequence ATGACACTAAAATTTATGGGATACCGCAGGGAGAACGGCAGAGTGGGGGTCCGTAACCACGTTGTGATTTTGCCTCTCGATGATATATCCAATGCCTGCGCTGAAGCAGTGGCCAACAATGTAAAGGGGACTATCGCCCTCCCCCACCATTTCGGCCGCCTTCAGTTCGGTCGCGACCTGGAGCTTTTCTTCCGCCAGTTAATTGGCATTGGCAGCAACCCCAATGTGGCCGCCTGCATCGTCATCGGCATCGAGACTTCTCACTGGACCACCCGGGTAGCCGAGGGAATCGCCAAGACCGGCAAGCCCGTGGCCATGTTCGGGATTGAAAGATACGGTGACTTCAACACCATCGAGCGGGCTTCCAGAAAAGCCAAGGAATTCGTTCACTGGGCCAGCGAACTCCAGCGGGAAGAATGCGAAATCGCCGACCTGGTGGTCAGTGTGAAGTGCGGCGAGTCGGACACCACCTCCGGCCTGGCCGCCAATCCCACGGTAGGTAAAGTGGTGGAGCGGCTGACCGCGGCCGGTGCCTCCTGCAGCTTTGGTGAAACCACCGAACTGACCGGAGGCGAGCATATTGTTGCCGCCAGGATGAGAACCCCGGAACTGAGGGAAAAATTCATGGCCCTTTTCAATGACTACCAGGCCCTCATTATGCAGGAAGAAGCCGACCTCCTCGGCTCCCAGCCGACTCAGGGCAACATCATCGGTGGTTTGACCACCATTGAAGAAAAAGCGCTGGGCAACATCCAGAAGATCGGCAATTGCATGGTGGACGGCGTCCTTGAATCTGCCGAATACATTCCTCCGCGGACCGGCAAACTCTGGTTCATGGACACCTCCTCTGCGGCAGCGGAAGCCGTTACCCTGTGGGCGGCCGGCGGCGCCGTGATTCACCTCTTCCCCACCGGCCAGGGCAACGTCGTGGGTAACCCTATCGTCCCGGTCATCAAACTGTCGGCCAACCCCATTACCGTCTCCACTATGTCCGAGCACATTGACGTGGATGTATCCGGCGTGCTCCGCCGCGAACTGACCCTCGACCAGGCCGCCGACAAGTTGATGGAAATGATCATCCGCACCGCCAACGGCCGTCTGACTTCCGCCGAGGTCCTGGGTCACAGGGAATTTGTCATCAACAAACTATACCGCAGCGCATAA
- a CDS encoding TAXI family TRAP transporter solute-binding subunit: MKKRPVVAILTVILVIGLLSAGISGCGKKGGGENQPGQGSQKAYSFATAGTGGTYYPMGGAIASIVKEQGIDISVETSGGSAENLRLIQSGQTDMAWANASEIYWAWNGQEFFKDQKIQDFRLVAFAWGAAYHWVSLQESGIKTMADFAGKRVSIGPQGSGSAIFGETFLKHMGLWDKVKVMYYPPEDMADGLKNRTIDVMGYFSRVPWAAITDVSALTPVNLIDAPSEGEQKGFGQKYPFYLIQEVKSGTYKGQEKDIKFYNNPVYLVVHKDVPEETVYKMLQAIYSDSGQAKLRQTHKAGEDMTLQNALLGMDKLAVPLHPGAEKFFKEKGMTIPPNISSSS; the protein is encoded by the coding sequence ATGAAAAAGAGGCCCGTAGTGGCAATCCTCACGGTAATTTTGGTGATAGGTTTACTGTCTGCTGGTATTAGCGGATGCGGCAAAAAAGGTGGGGGAGAAAATCAGCCTGGACAGGGAAGCCAGAAGGCCTACAGCTTTGCCACGGCTGGAACAGGTGGAACTTATTATCCCATGGGTGGGGCCATAGCAAGCATTGTTAAAGAACAGGGTATTGATATTAGCGTGGAAACCAGCGGCGGTTCGGCAGAAAATTTGCGCCTGATTCAGTCCGGGCAAACCGATATGGCCTGGGCTAATGCTTCGGAAATTTACTGGGCATGGAACGGTCAGGAATTCTTCAAAGATCAGAAAATCCAGGACTTCAGATTGGTCGCTTTTGCCTGGGGTGCTGCGTATCACTGGGTGTCTTTGCAGGAAAGTGGAATCAAGACGATGGCTGACTTTGCGGGAAAACGTGTTTCCATCGGACCACAGGGTTCTGGCTCAGCCATATTCGGTGAGACTTTCCTTAAGCACATGGGGCTATGGGACAAGGTCAAGGTAATGTACTATCCCCCGGAAGACATGGCCGATGGATTGAAGAACCGTACCATTGATGTGATGGGGTATTTTTCCCGTGTTCCATGGGCTGCCATTACAGATGTTTCGGCCCTGACACCGGTTAACCTGATTGATGCTCCTTCCGAAGGAGAGCAAAAAGGATTTGGACAAAAATACCCCTTCTACCTGATTCAAGAAGTGAAAAGTGGTACCTACAAGGGTCAGGAAAAGGATATAAAGTTTTACAATAACCCCGTCTACCTGGTAGTTCATAAGGATGTTCCTGAAGAAACCGTTTACAAAATGCTCCAGGCCATTTATTCCGATAGTGGCCAGGCTAAGCTGCGTCAAACGCACAAGGCCGGGGAGGACATGACGCTCCAAAATGCCCTGCTGGGAATGGACAAGCTGGCAGTGCCTCTCCATCCGGGAGCGGAAAAGTTCTTTAAGGAAAAGGGCATGACTATTCCACCCAATATATCCAGCTCTTCTTAA
- a CDS encoding TRAP transporter permease: MFLTQTSSPAPPEGKDIEKMVEKYEGASARRTLSGPVGLFVAIVAGLFALFYLYQSKFGIISPEANRGIYVGITVFLCLLLYPASKKSPRNRITILDAVLALLAVVVTVYFVINYGQMANRIGFVTTPDLIMGLIAIVLCIEATRRVTGNVLAVIAVIFVIYALFGPYFPGILSHKGFTLHRVAGFLFSSLYGIFGGVAAIFANFVFMFMLFGTFLEFSGAGKFFIDFPYSLLGRARGGPAKVAIIASGLMGSINGSAAANVVTTGTFTIPLMKRVGYKPHMAGAIEAVASTGGMLMPPIMGAGAFVMSEFTGISYWHIVLVSFVPAVLYYMYLYLMVEYQARNLGLSGLPKSELPDPRHELKQGWYYLLPVAVVIYLLVNGYSPGAAAFWGITGCVALSWVRKDTRMGLKEIGNALVKGTVQSLTVGATVGTIGIIVGVVYLTGLALKFSSLLLALSGGILPVAILLVGVAAYVLGMGITATTSYVILAVLAAPALQELGVEVLAAHLIIYWMSLIGNINPPVCLAAFAGAAIAQADPMKTGWTAVRFGQPLYIIPFLFAYTPILFNGPTPEVIRAIAGAFLGIYMVAGFTQGYQLRKLNWVERILAGISAVMLCWPDFNTDVMGFVLMIMLLLWQMVTIRRQRAGASDIKIQQ; the protein is encoded by the coding sequence GTGTTTCTGACTCAGACAAGCAGCCCTGCACCACCGGAAGGTAAGGATATAGAAAAAATGGTGGAAAAATATGAAGGGGCTTCAGCCAGGCGGACTCTTAGTGGCCCCGTTGGCTTGTTTGTTGCTATTGTGGCCGGCCTGTTTGCCCTGTTTTATCTTTACCAGTCGAAATTTGGCATTATTTCTCCTGAAGCTAACCGCGGAATTTACGTCGGTATAACCGTTTTCCTGTGCCTGCTGCTTTACCCGGCGAGCAAAAAATCCCCACGTAACCGCATAACTATCCTTGATGCTGTGCTGGCGTTGCTGGCCGTGGTCGTAACCGTTTATTTCGTAATAAACTACGGCCAGATGGCCAACCGCATTGGTTTTGTAACCACTCCCGATTTAATCATGGGGCTAATAGCCATTGTTTTGTGCATTGAGGCCACTCGCCGGGTAACCGGTAACGTCCTGGCAGTAATTGCTGTTATATTTGTTATTTATGCCCTGTTCGGCCCCTATTTCCCCGGCATACTGTCCCATAAAGGCTTTACCCTGCACCGTGTAGCCGGTTTCCTCTTTTCCTCCCTGTACGGTATTTTTGGTGGCGTGGCAGCCATTTTTGCCAACTTTGTATTTATGTTTATGCTTTTCGGTACATTCCTGGAGTTTTCCGGGGCAGGGAAGTTTTTTATTGACTTTCCATACAGCCTGCTCGGCAGGGCCAGGGGCGGCCCGGCCAAAGTGGCCATTATTGCTTCCGGTTTGATGGGTTCCATCAACGGCAGCGCAGCGGCCAATGTAGTGACCACCGGCACCTTCACCATACCCTTGATGAAAAGGGTGGGCTACAAGCCCCATATGGCTGGTGCCATTGAAGCGGTGGCTTCCACCGGGGGCATGCTGATGCCTCCCATTATGGGAGCCGGTGCCTTCGTAATGTCCGAATTCACCGGTATTTCCTACTGGCATATTGTCCTGGTGAGTTTTGTGCCGGCCGTACTATATTACATGTACCTTTACCTAATGGTGGAGTATCAGGCCAGAAACCTGGGATTATCGGGGTTGCCCAAAAGTGAACTGCCCGATCCCAGGCACGAACTGAAGCAGGGGTGGTACTACCTGCTTCCGGTGGCAGTGGTCATTTACTTGTTGGTGAACGGTTATTCGCCGGGAGCGGCCGCCTTCTGGGGTATTACCGGTTGCGTGGCGCTAAGCTGGGTGCGCAAGGATACCCGCATGGGGCTGAAGGAAATCGGTAACGCCCTGGTGAAAGGTACGGTTCAATCCCTGACCGTGGGGGCAACGGTCGGTACCATCGGCATCATTGTGGGGGTTGTCTACCTCACCGGACTGGCCCTGAAGTTCTCCAGCCTGCTGCTGGCCCTTTCCGGCGGGATATTGCCCGTGGCCATTTTGCTGGTCGGTGTTGCCGCTTACGTTCTGGGCATGGGTATTACCGCCACCACCTCCTACGTTATTCTGGCTGTCCTTGCGGCGCCGGCTTTGCAGGAACTGGGTGTGGAAGTGTTGGCGGCCCATTTAATCATTTACTGGATGAGCTTGATTGGTAATATCAACCCGCCCGTATGTCTGGCTGCTTTTGCCGGGGCTGCCATTGCCCAGGCGGACCCCATGAAAACAGGCTGGACGGCGGTGCGCTTTGGCCAGCCGTTATACATCATTCCCTTCTTGTTTGCCTATACACCAATCTTGTTTAATGGCCCCACTCCGGAAGTCATCCGGGCTATTGCCGGCGCCTTTTTGGGGATTTACATGGTGGCCGGGTTCACACAGGGCTACCAGTTGCGCAAGCTTAACTGGGTAGAAAGGATACTTGCCGGCATCTCGGCGGTAATGCTTTGCTGGCCCGATTTTAATACAGACGTAATGGGCTTCGTGCTGATGATCATGTTGTTATTATGGCAAATGGTTACCATTCGGCGTCAGCGGGCAGGTGCTTCCGATATAAAAATACAACAGTAG
- a CDS encoding FadR/GntR family transcriptional regulator, protein MFVPVVSENTNRSQRIVAQIRSLVAEGKLKPGDRLPPERELAQLMNVSRTSVREAIQILATMGMVTIKKGQGIFIAQNDVTSLMNTLGELLVVKKDEIKDLLEVRKVLETQAVSLAVERASDEELLTLREIVEDALARITTNEVDPAYAREHDARFHGAIFSFTRNHVLIAIVSSLYHVYDRMRSRTTTIPGRAIQSIKDHQRIMEAISRRDKDTAVQAMLEHIQSVERVL, encoded by the coding sequence ATGTTTGTACCAGTAGTCTCAGAAAATACTAATCGTTCCCAGCGCATTGTGGCTCAGATTCGCTCGCTGGTTGCCGAAGGAAAACTAAAGCCCGGGGATCGCCTGCCTCCTGAACGAGAACTGGCTCAGTTGATGAATGTCAGCCGTACTTCGGTGCGGGAAGCTATTCAAATACTGGCCACCATGGGCATGGTGACCATTAAAAAAGGACAGGGTATTTTTATTGCCCAGAACGATGTCACTTCGTTAATGAATACCTTGGGCGAATTGCTGGTGGTCAAAAAGGACGAAATCAAAGATTTGTTGGAAGTGCGCAAGGTACTGGAAACACAGGCGGTCAGCCTGGCGGTGGAAAGGGCCAGCGATGAAGAGCTCCTCACCTTACGGGAAATAGTTGAGGATGCTCTGGCCCGGATTACCACCAATGAAGTTGATCCTGCTTATGCCCGGGAGCACGACGCCCGTTTTCACGGGGCAATTTTTAGCTTCACCCGGAACCATGTTTTAATTGCTATCGTCAGCAGCCTCTATCATGTCTACGACCGCATGCGCAGTCGTACTACAACCATTCCCGGCCGGGCCATCCAATCCATTAAAGATCACCAGCGTATTATGGAGGCCATCAGTCGCCGGGACAAGGATACTGCGGTGCAAGCTATGCTGGAGCATATTCAAAGTGTGGAGCGGGTTCTGTAA